The genomic stretch CAGTTGTATGCCAAGCCAAATTATGGTATGGGCAATGGAGAGGGCGGGGGGTAGAGTCGGTAATTGGCAGCGACCGACATGCGGAAGTGGTGGAACACGAACGAGTCCCTCAGAACCTCTCCGTCCTAGGCTCCTCCTATATAAGACCGACCGACGTCCCCAATTCCCCTTCTCCCACCTCCGTCCCGTCCGTATATATTTCGAATTCCCCCCTCCTCGGCTCCTCCTCTGCCTCGGTGCCTCCCTCAGCGCCTCTCCTCCTTCCCCTCCCCGGCGCTCCGCGTCAAGACCCGCCGTTCCTCGTCGCCCGATCCGTGCACGTCCGATCCGCCAGGTGAGCCTCGATCGTGTAAGGCCTTCGATCTCCGGAGTTTCTAGGCGGGTTTTGCTAGCTACTAGCTACACGCCCCGATtcggcctccgccgccgcgagTTTCAGTTAGGGTTTGCCCCtgcagtcgtcgtcgtcgtcatccggTTCGCGGGTTACACGGGTGATCGATTCGTGATTAATATTGCGGGGGGATTTCGGTTACTTGGTTCATTCGTTTGTGCCTTGCAATGGAATGCCGTACGTGCTAGTCTGAGTTTCTCATCGTGACTTGAACTTGAGAGATGTCCGATCCGCGATCCTGTTTAATTTCctgggtgtgtgtgtgttctgACGCTCTTGAGGCCCGGCGCGGCGTGGCGTTGCATGCAGGGGATGGCCACCTTCGAGCTGTACCGGAGGTCCACCATTGGCACCTGCCTCACCGAGACGCTGGACGAGCTCGTCTCCAGCGGAGCCGTCAGCCCAGAGCTCGCTATCCAGGTCCTTGTGCAGTTTGACAAGGTCTGACGACATTACAGTACTATATATGGGTCTCAAAATTAACAGGCCCAGAGCTTGTTTTGACACCCTTCTCTTATTGTCTTTAGTCCATGACTGAGGCGCTGGAGATGCAGGTCAAGAGCAAGGTTAACGTCAAGGTACATACAATCGATGTGCCCTTTCTGTTGATTCAGATATATATGGATTCACTGCCATAGGAACCATAGGTCAATCTAGAGCTTTGAAGGGGAATGGTATTTAGATTCCTTTTTTTGTTATGCACCTACTTGTATATATAGATATAGCTAATAAATTAACTGTTAGTTGTTAGCCACCTAAAATGACCCTTTTCTTTTACACAAGTAGCAAAATTCACGCGGTAGAAATTTCAGACTATATATTGTGCTGATGGTGAATGATgtacacttagaaaattaaacTAGACAACCTCTAACCATTTTGTTTAATCCTGTGTGCTACAATGTGTATTGGCTTGTACTTTACTGTTGTACACAATCATGTTATACACTACATATTTATTGGTTTTGTCCGTTAACCGCTGATAAAGCAAATAATGGCTATCAAAAACTGTACTTCCTCCATATGTGGGTTAAATTTTGTAGTATGCTGgaaaaattttggaagcacttgtgtTAATGTTTACCTTTGTAGCACTCTTTGCACTGCACGTAGCCTCACATTATTTTACTGTTAGCCTTGCTATTTTCCATTGTTGTGATATGTTTTGAACTGTTGTCCGAAATCATTGATTTGCCCATGTACCAGTGACATATGTGCTTGCTCTTGACTTTAACATGTATTCAATTAATTAGTCTCTACTTCAACTTCCTCTGTTTGTTAGATGCAGTACATTGTACCATGAACTAGTTGTCAACTGTCACGCTCGCAGGAACTGTTCTAGCGTGCTTTAACAATGTATTGTACATCGTATCACCAGCATCATCATTATGAACTGCTACCCTTTCCACAGTGTTGTGCATATGTGCACACTGCTTCTGTCATGTCGTAAAACAAGTGTGGCTAGCTAGTGCAGTCTGTGGCTtgtcattttttttatataagccAACACAGCTTCGTGTTCTTGTGAGAAAAAACCTCAACTTGTTTAATTTCCAAATTTGGCATCTGGTTCAACCTTCTGTATAACTGGGTCTGTAAATAACTGCAAATTGAACTTTCCTACCTAATTTATTGGACTATGAGTTCACACATTTTCTTGGGTAGCCTTTTAATTGGGAACCTAGATAGTTGTCTTTCTATAATAACTGGTATTCTCTTTTATGTTTTGAAACCATGAAGCAATTTTTGAGGCAAAGGGCCTTTTTTGTATGATCTAGAACGAACTTCGGTGATATCCTTCTTTGTTGAAGGTGATGTTCATGCTAATAGCTTCACATACTTTGTGCTTGCTATTATTTTGTTCGACTTCAAAGAAAATACGAGAGCCTCTGGCCTCATACCTTAATCTTAGTGTTTCAGCTAGGGCTTGTTCCTTTTTGAGTCCAGTATACGTGCTTCCTGCTTCTGTTTGATAGTTTGATACTCTAAATTCTGTAAGTTGGGGTTCAAATGTTACAATTAAAATCGGGCGTGGAAGTTTCCAAACACTCAGTACTCAGTATTTCTTTTCACTTTGGCATTTGAAATCTTATCAGTTATCAGACTagatctgtgacggctttccttGTCGCTGTACAGGGTCATCTGCACACCTACAGGTTCTGCGACAATGTCTGGACCTTCATTCTAACAGATGCAACCTTCAAGAGCG from Sorghum bicolor cultivar BTx623 chromosome 3, Sorghum_bicolor_NCBIv3, whole genome shotgun sequence encodes the following:
- the LOC8074132 gene encoding transcription initiation factor IIA subunit 2, with translation MATFELYRRSTIGTCLTETLDELVSSGAVSPELAIQVLVQFDKSMTEALEMQVKSKVNVKGHLHTYRFCDNVWTFILTDATFKSEEIQETLGKVKIVACDSKLLQPQQP